CGCACCCGCGCGTGTATAGCGCGCGCACTCGTTGGCTGCGGCCGGCGTGTGTGATATTTACTTCTTGGCTGCGGCTGCCTTCTTCGCGGCGGGCTTGGACTTGGGCgtagcggcggccttcttgggcTTGGGCGCCTTCGGCTTCTTCGTGGGTGGCTTCGCGGTCTTCTTAGCCTTGGGTGCGGCGCCGCCCTTGGccttggcgggcgcggcggccttcttggcggcgggcttcttcttcgcggcggcggcggccttcttgtccTTCGCGGCGGCCGAAGCCTTGGCtttggacggcgatgcggaggcaGACGCGGACGCGGCTGCGGCCTTCTTGCTCTTggcgccggcggcggaggcggtcgCCTTCTTGCCGGCCTTCGACGCTGCCGCTGCACCCTTGCCGGCGGCTGCCTTGCCCGCACCGGCGCTCGCGCTCGGCTTCTTGGCGGCGGCCGACTTGGACTCTAGCTTGAACGAACCGGACGCGCCCTTGCCCTTGGTCTGGATGAGCGCGCCGGACTCGACGGCGCTCTTCAGGTATTTTCTGATGAACGGCGCCAACTTCTCGGCGTCTACCTTGTACTGAGCGGCGATGTACTTCTTGATCGCCTGCAGCGAGGATCCGCTGCGCTCCTTCATCTCCTTGATAGCGTTGTTCACCATCTCGGACGTCTTCGGGTGCGTAGGCTTCGCCTTAGGTTTCTTAGCGCCGCCCGCCTGTCTTGCCTGTTTCTTTGCTGGTGTAGCGGGAGCGGGAGCTTCGGCGGCGACTGCTGTATCGGccattgttgattgttgatagattgattgcgagagtaagtaagtaagtaagtgagagagagagagaacgaTCAAACAAACGTGTTCACGCGAGTGTGAAAGAGAGGTTCGATCTGAGACTTCGACTATCGTAGTAGATGTCGCCACTATACGCAACTTGCCACCCGATTAGCTACCTCGAGACTTTACCGTAACGAGGGCCATTCTGTCGCGAGACGATTTCTCGTATGAACACTTCATACTTTTCACTAAcacgtatctaattaaatacaaatttattatatttttgttatgtaaccacactcgtttattgtattttcgtatACATAATGAACGAGACTATCTACCGGTACCGATAGATATCGCATAAAACGAACGATCGAGCCGGCGCTCACCATTATAATCCATACTGTCTACTTGGCATACCTCGCGttcacttcaaaatgtatttttctctataaaacacaACGTTTCAGTTGTAAACGGTCGATAAATCAACAAGGAGGATATCGAGCTTGAAACgtatcaacatttcatttgtattaacacTTTGGTCGAACGTATTAGACGATTAAAAGTGAACCTTCGTAAAACACGAAAGCGTTATACCACTTAAGGACGGGCGAGTCAGACCTGGTggtataacgtttaataaactaatataaaattacaaaatactatattaaacaatgtgaAAGTGCATATAATGCAATTCAACATGCCAATAGACGAATAATCACGTTATGCACACGCTCAATCTCTCgccgtacgtacacacacgGTACACGGTACGGAGACAGACACCCGTGTCCCGTGTAAGTTTAGTAGATTCATTCCCTTAGGCAGTGCTCTCAGTTacagctattaattattattatgtaccagtgtccaacaacacaacacttacttgaacacaatattaaacacacacacaaatattaattaattaatattatgcataaaattttctatttagttcgatttgtctaaatatgtatgtaagttttaacaacaacattacTTTGATGTTGACATGTACACATaccatatataatatatcaatatgacaattattattttaattatcatacagttacgttagttagtgttaaactgtttatattctctattatttaaatgttactcgaaacattttaattctaatcttaatacctattattaatgcttgcatgttatttattactatgtacctatttgtaatttgtacggatatttctatttcaggttACCGGTAAGCAGCTGAGCTGAGGCTGAGGCTGAGCCCTGAGGACATTCGACGTCGCAACGTAGCATCAACTAAGAAGAAACGCAGTCGAATGCAGAGAGAGACGATCcaggtatgtcagtcagtgttctggttacaaatattgtatttttgtaatatatgtacatactcacTCATAACTTCAAACAAGTAGTAGCTGTACATAAGTAAGTTGACAGAGAGATACACCAGtatcaatgattttatcataacacattatataggtaggtaggttacctacgtacgtgtattatactctattcgtttcatataatattgatgattatgttatagtaaactACTCGGTACGTTGCGTTCTAGCGTTAGTAGGTGAagtgaatttattcatatattattattatgtacgtgtataGTAGGTATACAGTATAGTACTACTATGTAGTATAGTATGAGAGTTTGACTTATCGTGTGTtcattatagaaacataaactttataatagtttatatgaatcgtatgcggccctgaaaagggcctttttatTAGCGCTATCACATATGACGCGTACGCTCAACGAGCGATGCGCAATTGCGACAGTGCCGGCTGGAGGACGGGACGGGTGTGTGTGTCGTCGTCCGTCGAGCAGAAGCAGCTTAACCGCCGAAACCGTACAGGGTGCGgccttgacgtttcagcgcgtAGACGACGTCCATGGCGGTGACGGTCTTCCTCTTGGCGTGCTCGGTGTATGTGACGGCGTCGCGGATCACGTTCTCGAGGAACACCTTCAGCACACCGCGAGTCTCCTCGTAAATAAGACCGGAGATACGCTTGACGCCGCCTCTGCGCGCGAGACGACGGATGGCGGGCTTCGTGATACCCTGGATGTTATCGCGAAGCACTTTCCTgtggcgcttggctcctccctTTCCCAGACCTTTTCCTCCCTTTCCGCGGCCGGTCATCTTCTTTGTTCTTTAGTGTTGTGACGTTGAGTTGAGCAGACAGACAAGTGACGCGCGCACGTTGTTCAACGGGCGAGCGCTGGCGAACGACTGGATGCACGGGCCAGTACATGCCCCTCATTTATATACGCGTTGCGGCGCTCGCTCGAGCTCGCTCGTTCGCTAGTCGATAGGTCGGTCGGAACTCGGACGCGcagggtttgttttgttttggcgggccgtgtgcgacttgctgcctcattttagttgatattattgtatatgtatatttaaaaaaaaaaaaaaaaaaaacgtaaatttcaactatttacttaattatataaactaatcaaataatatttatttattaatattataacacaccgCCTTTAATATGGTTAGCAGTGtacaacatcataatattgattaaaaaaaaaaaaaaaaaagaaaaaaacaaaaagtattattttaggtacctatattaaattggttgttagattttgataatttttatcatcattcagcagtaggtacctatctatatttattataagcatacaatacacgatcagtattatttaaggagtgtctgtctggttaaaagaaaaagaaaaaaaaaaaaaaatgtataagtacagtaatgtaggtaatgaaattcgaccattttgtatttaggaTCTATTTCGTCCTATATGTACTgtctctattataatatgtaatattatataatatgtagctgtatgtaccacgccagtaaatattgtaatttgtcaaatatgatggacttatgtatattgtgtgtagGCCTGCATCTTTATAGCTAGCTTGTACAGGAATGATGATATCATGTTGcaactgctatattttattttattatatttatatggggaccatacttgcagtatttagatattaggtaggtatattgtgtgtgttaattaatagtttgtttgactttttaatgttagttgcagaaacatattttattacaaaaatatatgactcatgtgtggccctgaaaagggcctttttggTATTCGGCTGAGCGGCAATACAAGTGTATACTTAATAGgtgtatacaacaatatatcgcaCACCGCCTTGTACACGCCAACTgcagtactcgatagtactgactgcagTTAGGCGCGCTCTCCGCGGATCCTGCGCGCCAGCTGTATATCCTTGGGCATGATGGTGACACGCTTGGCGTGGATGGCGCAAAGGTTGGTGTCTTCGAAGAGACCGACGAGGTAAGCCTCGCTGGCCTCCTGCAGGGCCATCACAGCGGAGCTCTGGAAACGGAGATCGGTCTTGAAGTCTTGAGCGATCTCACGCACCAAACGCTGGAACGGAAGCTTGCGGATCAACAGCTCGGTACTCTTCTGGTAACGACGAATCTCACGGAGCGCTACGGTTCCGGGCCTGTAACGATGGGGCTTCTTGACACCACCGGTTGCCGGTGCGCTCTTGCGGGCCGCCTTGGTGGCGAGCTGCTTCCTCGGTGCCTTACCACCGGTGGACTTGCGAGCGGTCTGCTTGGTACGCGCCATttcttaattgaattgaattgtactGAAACTGAACCTGAACGAACGACGTGCGGTGCGAACGGCGCGACTGTGCGAGCGGGAATGAAACGCGCATTGCCCGTCCCACTCGTATTTATACGATCGACACGGGCCGACAGCGCGAACCGGCCGCGGCGAACTCACTTGGAATTTTCTCTCTAAATTCgtataaatcctttattttaaagcgtacataatatattatattgtgtgtacgtgtttatattattattctataagtaacttgataaacgtcaaactatgataaacgtcattttttttttttcttttttttttttttctttataacattgaatgacaactatttgaacgaacgaaacatgaaacaaaatgcgttatacctatatgttattcttacaattatcattattttatttttttttgttatttttaagtaagtatttataatattttatttaagtacataatattgtataccgttcatcacctataaacattacacctatcactgtatttctccatcgactatttgcagtttagtaacttgataaacgtcaaactatgataaacgtcttttttttttttttctttttttttttcccatataacactgaatgacaactatttgaattttattgaagtacttaaaataatattaggcaggcaatattattatgtacgatatGGGTATAGTACTCTGGTCGTGGAGCTTCAAagtgtcattatattattatatttattatcatcatactttatattatataaataatatatatgtattgttgtttttgtcaataatataattccattgtgttactatttttctgtgtgtattaaatttaatcgttGCAGATCGTAAAGGATAGCGACTGGGAGTGATGgagataggtttttttttatgttgttgtttgacttttgacatgtttatcaacagaaacatacattttgtatgttaaattgtatatgaaaatatttgtggccctgaaaagggccttttgttTGTGCGCAACACATAGGTAGGTGAGTATGTGGTGAGCGCAACGGTGGCGGCGGTACAAGTGCAAGCACACGCTGTGCTCACTTGGAGCTGGTGTACTTGGTGACAGCTTTGGTACCCTCGCTGACGGCGTGCTTGGCGAGCTCACCGGGCAGCAGGAGCCTCACGGATGTCTGCACCTCCCTCGATGTGATGGTGGACCTCTTGTTGTAGTGGGCCAGACGAGACGCTTCGGCGGCGATGCGTTCGAAGATGTCGTTAACGAAAGAGTTCATGATCGACATAGCCTTCGAGGAGATACCGGTGTCGGGGTGGACCTGCTTGAGCACCTTGTAGATGTAGATGGCGTAGCTCTCCTTCCTCTTgtgcttcttctttttcttgtcggtCTTGGAGATGTTCTTTTGGGCCTTGCCGGATTTCTTGGCGGCCTTACCACTTGTCTTGGGCGGCATGGTGCGGCGATTCAACAATcacacaacaatacaatacGGAGCGCAAAATTCGATCCGTGCGGCACGGTGAGCGGTTGGATTGTGGTTCGAAATTGCAGAGAGGCCGCTCTTATTTATCGGCGCTCTCGCCGCGCGGTGGTGGCGACCTAAGGGAGCGCGCGCCGTCGGACGGGCCAATAGGAGCGCTCCGATGCGGTCTCTGTAAGCTCGACGCAGTGCTGACGCACGCCCGGCAGCTACACATCGCGGAGCGCGGAAAGGGCGGGGGGCGATCGACGCGGTACAGAATACTGGCTaaggctgtttaaaaaaaaaaaaaattaaaaaaaaattaaaaaaaaaaaaaaaaacactcacacactctcacaatataatataatgctaagccaagtatgttttgtttgtgttttatctaataggtatacatatattattcacttattaaatgtattaactttatcgttagattttttatttatttatatatttgcgttCTGCGAACGACTGAcatagatgaaataaatattataacctaattattttattgtatcggtgtttacataccataataagagtgtacatattttgtaattataaatacatacgttgttGACACGTGGATAAACTAAACTGTACTCActattaagcattttttattattttttttttatttaaatcagcacCTACATgccatatgataatatttatttaatgagttatcgatatttcataattatgaactacaactaactgctactactacaactgacataggtacgcaaaaaaaaaaagaaaaaaaaaaaacattggtaagTATTTGAATCTGGCTGAgatgacgtatattttttttttttgttattccgttttacggccctgtgatctagcacttttgagcttttttgtaatctgtggttatatcgaagttacggtattggtaatgaaattaaatagtggaaTTTGGGAAGAtgacgtatataataataattgttgccatatagtataatataatgtattgtacttttatactatatattatcatacttattacgtttattaattaataatataattattaaaaaatctattcgttcgtgggggtttttttttttttctctgttgttgtttgttttgtgtgtgtttgacttttaataatgttgcaacagaaacagtcattcattatcataggataattatgataaatagatagactttgattcatattgtggccctgaaaagggccttttgtaagaaaaatgcacgccgccgtcgtcgtcgtcttGGTCGTACGACAGCAACGTATCATTATATCTTCCCACGAAGTGCGTCGGGTGTGAGGAGGAGGAGTAGGCGGTGGTTTTAAGCCTTCTTCTCGGTCTTCTTGGGCAGCAGGACCGCCTGGATGTTCGGCAGGACACCGCCTTGGGCGATGGTCACGCCGGAGAGCAGTTTGTTCAACTCCTCGTCGTTGCGGATGGCCAACTGAAGGTGACGGGGAATGATCCTGGTCTTCTTGTTGTCCCTCGCTGCGTTGCCGGCCAACTCGAGAACCTCAGCGGCCAAGTACTCCATGACGGCGGCCAGGTACACTGGTGCACCGGCACCGACGCGCTCGGCGTAATTGCCGTTACGCAGGAGCCTGTGGATACGACCGACGGGGAACTGAAGACCGGCACGGTTGGAGCGAGACTTTGCCTTTCCCTTGACTTTGCCACCTTTGCCGCGGCCCGACATGTTgaagagtttttaaattgaagatttgaaaacaaagttaaacacGTATGTACACACACAGCTGAAACCGTGTGCGCGCGCAGCGAGTAAGCGTTGTAGAGTGACTCGCCGACAGCAggggcattttattatatacgcgATCGCTGGCGCGCAACCGTCGGGCGGGGAGCGGAGTCGACGCTCACGAACGAAACGGGCGAGAAAACAACACGATAATCGCCGCTATTGCGCGTGCGCGGCACTTTCGCGCCATTTccacgttatattttatgaattatagatttatgatttatgtataatgtataatatatatgctcagtataatgatgagaatatcaatacaaataaagaaaaaaaaaaaaatttttttttttcgtcctgCAGTCGGGCGTCGTCACTTGTCAGTTTGATTTtgacagtaactaataaaatatttatgaatgtgttttttttttttttttttctcgtgtaGGTGAGTGTAGGTAGTCGGTGCAATTGCAATATCGTAGTGTCACTAATGTCACTtgagagttataataatttgaataaattgtgagtGAGTAACGTACGCGTGCAAATTGCAATGTGCATCGCGATGTGATTAGagctaatacatttatattatttacgagtatctAGGTACTCGCGAGTGACCTAGGGAAGCTagggtgtgtttgtgtttgtgtttgtgttgcggtgtgccgttataatgatataatatcatcgtcatcatcatcgtatCGTGTGCTTCGTAGGTATGTGTTCGGCGGCTTTGggtgagttttttatttcagataagctgttagctgtatataggtattatgtagtagctagttatagtgtatgatattctaggtgttttgaaattatagttacGTTACGAGTTAACCACTCACATGTCATGTAGGGTGGCATAGGTAACGTCGTCGGTTCGTGTATTGTTTGATTCGTCGTCGACTATCATAgcatagctatacaattattataattattgttgttattatctctctcgtgttatataccttagttagttagttagttagttggttggttacatagctgtggtagtttattgttttgttagtagttggttggttagtttgtttgactttctgtatacgcatcagaaacgaatatgtatgtttgtacatgattcatgaatatattgttaGCCCTGAAAAGGGCTGTTTTTGGTAGTGGCGAGCGAGTGTGTCACGCACGCCGCCGTGAGGCTCGCGGCTGCTGCGACGGCGACCCGGTGGCGGGTCGCTcgctgccgctgctgctgctgctgctgctgctgctgctgctgctgctgctgctgatgctgcggcggcggcgcggcgggaccGACGACGCGACGACGGTGTAGCGCGACCATGCACCGCACCCGCGCGTGTATAGCGCGCGCACTCGTTGGCTGCGGCCGGCGTGTGTGATATTTACTTCTTGGCTGCGGCTGCCTTCTTCGCGGCGGGCTTGGACTTGGGCgtagcggcggccttcttgggcTTGGGCGCCTTCGGCTTCTTCGTGGGTGGCTTCGCGGTCTTCTTAGCCTTGGGTGCGGCGCCGCCCTTGGccttggcgggcgcggcggccttcttggcggcgggcttcttcttcgcggcggcggcggccttcttgtccTTCGCGGCGGCCGAAGCCTTGGCtttggacggcgatgcggaggcaGACGCGGACGCGGCTGCGGCCTTCTTGCTCTTggcgccggcggcggaggcggtcgCCTTCTTGCCGGCCTTCGACGCTGCCGCTGCACCCTTGCCGGCGGCTGCCTTGCCCGCACCGGCGCTCGCGCTCGGCTTCTTGGCGGCGGCCGACTTGGACTCTAGCTTGAACGAACCGGACGCGCCCTTGCCCTTGGTCTGGATGAGCGCGCCGGACTCGACGGCGCTCTTCA
Above is a window of Anticarsia gemmatalis isolate Benzon Research Colony breed Stoneville strain unplaced genomic scaffold, ilAntGemm2 primary ctg00000050.1, whole genome shotgun sequence DNA encoding:
- the LOC142987006 gene encoding uncharacterized protein LOC142987006, which codes for MADTAVAAEAPAPATPAKKQARQAGGAKKPKAKPTHPKTSEMVNNAIKEMKERSGSSLQAIKKYIAAQYKVDAEKLAPFIRKYLKSAVESGALIQTKGKGASGSFKLESKSAAAKKPSASAGAGKAAAGKGAAAASKAGKKATASAAGAKSKKAAAASASASASPSKAKASAAAKDKKAAAAAKKKPAAKKAAAPAKAKGGAAPKAKKTAKPPTKKPKAPKPKKAAATPKSKPAAKKAAAAKK
- the LOC142987045 gene encoding histone H4, encoding MTGRGKGGKGLGKGGAKRHRKVLRDNIQGITKPAIRRLARRGGVKRISGLIYEETRGVLKVFLENVIRDAVTYTEHAKRKTVTAMDVVYALKRQGRTLYGFGG
- the LOC142987020 gene encoding histone H3 gives rise to the protein MARTKQTARKSTGGKAPRKQLATKAARKSAPATGGVKKPHRYRPGTVALREIRRYQKSTELLIRKLPFQRLVREIAQDFKTDLRFQSSAVMALQEASEAYLVGLFEDTNLCAIHAKRVTIMPKDIQLARRIRGERA
- the LOC142987041 gene encoding histone H2B, producing the protein MPPKTSGKAAKKSGKAQKNISKTDKKKKKHKRKESYAIYIYKVLKQVHPDTGISSKAMSIMNSFVNDIFERIAAEASRLAHYNKRSTITSREVQTSVRLLLPGELAKHAVSEGTKAVTKYTSSK
- the LOC142987030 gene encoding histone H2A, which translates into the protein MSGRGKGGKVKGKAKSRSNRAGLQFPVGRIHRLLRNGNYAERVGAGAPVYLAAVMEYLAAEVLELAGNAARDNKKTRIIPRHLQLAIRNDEELNKLLSGVTIAQGGVLPNIQAVLLPKKTEKKA
- the LOC142987005 gene encoding uncharacterized protein LOC142987005: MADTAVAAEAPAPATPAKKQARQAGGAKKPKAKPTHPKTSEMVNNAIKEMKERSGSSLQAIKKYIAAQYKVDAEKLAPFIRKYLKSAVESGALIQTKGKGASGSFKLESKSAAAKKPSASAGAGKAAAGKGAAAASKAGKKATASAAGAKSKKAAAASASASASPSKAKASAAAKDKKAAAAAKKKPAAKKAAAPAKAKGGAAPKAKKTAKPPTKKPKAPKPKKAAATPKSKPAAKKAAAAKK